The following are encoded in a window of Helicobacter ganmani genomic DNA:
- a CDS encoding LOG family protein, giving the protein MDLSALKAEIKEGLKTLENLDNIVTIFGGARVSCESKAYQSIMKLAQKLGAKGYSIMTGGGPGIMEAANRGLIQYKKTQSLMSPSASLKNHSVVSIGLNIQLPHEQQMNPYVEVPLKFQNFFSRKIVFNYNSTAFIVAVGGFGTLDELSEVLVLIATGKHKRIPIILYGKDYWRGFMQWLKCTMLKEGVISKKELELIQIANKPKKVLKILKKYQN; this is encoded by the coding sequence ATGGATTTAAGTGCATTAAAAGCAGAGATTAAAGAGGGATTAAAGACTTTAGAAAATTTAGATAATATTGTTACGATTTTTGGAGGAGCGCGTGTGAGTTGCGAGAGTAAAGCTTATCAATCCATTATGAAGTTAGCGCAGAAACTTGGCGCAAAGGGTTATTCTATTATGACAGGGGGCGGTCCTGGGATTATGGAAGCGGCGAATCGCGGGCTGATACAATACAAAAAAACTCAAAGTTTGATGTCCCCTAGCGCAAGCTTGAAAAATCATTCGGTTGTGTCTATTGGTTTGAATATCCAACTTCCTCACGAACAGCAAATGAATCCTTATGTGGAAGTGCCGCTGAAATTTCAAAATTTTTTCAGCCGAAAGATCGTTTTTAATTATAATTCTACTGCATTCATTGTGGCAGTCGGAGGGTTTGGCACTTTAGATGAATTAAGCGAAGTTTTGGTGCTAATTGCGACAGGTAAGCACAAGAGAATCCCGATTATTTTGTATGGCAAAGATTATTGGAGGGGATTTATGCAATGGCTTAAATGCACAATGTTAAAGGAGGGCGTTATTTCAAAAAAGGAATTAGAACTAATCCAAATTGCAAACAAACCCAAAAAGGTTTTAAAGATTTTAAAAAAATATCAAAA
- a CDS encoding metal ABC transporter solute-binding protein, Zn/Mn family, protein MKKLFLALLWISQIIFAQEARQIIAVSIPMQQEFVQKMAGEQYEVFALIESGINPHDFEPKFSDVKKVNSALAYFGLGMEFEAIWLKRFKAQNKAMKIYDNSSGITKINFAHSHEKHKGHSHNEGDTHIWLSTQNAKQIAQNIYEALKELDPKTDYSKAYQALLAEINQTDMQLRQILNTLKEHQKFVVFHPMLGYFARDYHLEEIAIEIEGKSPKMQEMISVIETIKNNNLKIIFAQPEFSTKAAEFIAKESGAQLGFFSPLQIPWSKNLLDFATTLKENAQKE, encoded by the coding sequence ATGAAAAAGTTATTCTTGGCTTTGTTATGGATAAGTCAAATCATTTTTGCGCAAGAAGCACGACAAATCATTGCAGTAAGCATTCCTATGCAACAAGAATTTGTGCAGAAAATGGCAGGGGAACAATACGAAGTATTTGCCTTAATAGAATCTGGAATCAATCCCCACGACTTTGAGCCGAAGTTTTCAGATGTCAAAAAAGTAAATTCTGCTTTAGCTTATTTTGGTCTTGGAATGGAGTTTGAAGCTATTTGGCTAAAGCGATTCAAAGCACAAAACAAGGCGATGAAAATCTATGATAATAGTTCAGGAATCACAAAAATTAACTTTGCACATTCACACGAAAAACACAAGGGACATTCTCACAATGAGGGGGACACACACATTTGGCTCTCTACGCAAAACGCTAAACAAATTGCACAGAATATTTACGAGGCTTTAAAAGAATTAGACCCAAAGACAGATTATTCAAAGGCTTATCAAGCCCTCCTTGCTGAAATCAATCAAACCGATATGCAATTAAGGCAAATCTTAAACACCTTAAAAGAACATCAGAAATTTGTTGTTTTTCACCCTATGCTTGGGTATTTTGCTAGAGATTATCACTTAGAGGAAATTGCGATTGAGATTGAGGGAAAAAGTCCAAAAATGCAAGAAATGATAAGCGTCATAGAAACGATTAAAAACAATAATCTTAAAATCATTTTTGCCCAACCGGAATTTTCCACCAAAGCCGCAGAATTTATTGCCAAAGAAAGCGGTGCGCAACTTGGATTCTTTTCCCCTTTGCAAATCCCTTGGAGCAAGAATCTCTTAGACTTTGCTACTACATTAAAAGAAAATGCGCAAAAAGAATAG
- a CDS encoding helix-turn-helix domain-containing protein — protein MPLEPEEIKEIYKQIGANVAKIRKKNHYSQLKLSLAIGHNSVSLVSFAEIGLKGAHFNIEHLLQIAKVLEVDICEFFDGISFHESKSENK, from the coding sequence TTGCCACTAGAGCCTGAAGAGATTAAAGAAATTTATAAACAAATCGGCGCAAATGTTGCAAAAATAAGGAAGAAAAATCATTATTCCCAGCTCAAACTTTCTTTAGCCATAGGACACAATTCCGTAAGTCTTGTTTCTTTTGCTGAAATTGGGTTAAAAGGAGCGCATTTTAATATTGAACATCTTTTGCAAATTGCTAAAGTTTTAGAAGTGGATATTTGTGAGTTTTTTGATGGAATTTCGTTTCATGAATCAAAGAGCGAAAATAAATAA
- a CDS encoding restriction endonuclease, producing the protein MIRFLNDIDSERKENADNPTKEHKSLFQIAFKSTSNIFKDINQAWENTNDALEAGLNEIEASLNNAKNIQDSGKNENKHTNLNQYQDYIVKDSEYSSDTQVKYKTHKISSKSRNKQKGDKYELQIGKYYQKKGYKVYFKGINEGLYDEGIDLIAYRGKEALLIQCKNWEHSQVKQGHLRKFLGDCTAYLKQNQKIFAKKNMRRVFVTSCKNMNYGVKKFIVENNIEYKVIPYLG; encoded by the coding sequence TTGATTCGGTTTTTAAATGATATTGATAGCGAACGTAAGGAAAATGCTGACAATCCAACCAAAGAACATAAAAGTCTTTTTCAAATTGCATTTAAAAGCACGTCTAATATCTTTAAAGATATTAATCAAGCTTGGGAAAATACCAATGATGCATTAGAAGCTGGTTTGAACGAAATTGAAGCCAGTTTAAATAATGCTAAAAATATTCAAGATAGTGGCAAAAATGAAAACAAACATACAAATCTTAACCAATATCAAGATTATATTGTTAAGGATTCCGAATATTCTAGCGACACTCAAGTAAAATACAAAACTCACAAAATTTCTAGCAAATCACGAAATAAACAAAAAGGGGATAAATACGAATTGCAGATCGGCAAATATTATCAAAAGAAGGGCTATAAGGTATATTTTAAAGGTATTAATGAGGGATTGTACGATGAAGGCATTGATTTAATTGCTTACAGAGGTAAAGAGGCACTTTTAATTCAATGCAAAAATTGGGAGCATTCGCAAGTAAAACAAGGACATTTAAGGAAATTTTTAGGCGATTGCACTGCATATTTAAAGCAAAATCAAAAGATTTTTGCTAAAAAGAATATGCGCCGAGTGTTTGTAACGAGTTGTAAAAATATGAATTATGGAGTAAAGAAATTTATTGTGGAAAATAATATAGAATATAAAGTTATCCCATATTTAGGCTAA